Proteins from a single region of Oryza brachyantha chromosome 6, ObraRS2, whole genome shotgun sequence:
- the LOC102700806 gene encoding beta-1,3-galactosyltransferase GALT1 has translation MKKWHGGFVIVSLFIILILRYVILDSPLAEKSLQYVFQQNSTAPLNWLDVPNPPAVQNPQNISQVISTELLASNLSITRNLSDRELQSLHSWNHLKDLVSHAHILPDGVEAIKEAGVAWRKLNAALEYDDSVVSANGSTQQKSKEKQCPYSIRRMNATRLGDRFVLKIPCGLIQGSSITMIGTPGGLLGNFKIELTGATVPGEPDPPIVLHYNVRLLGDKLTEDPVIVQNTWTIADDWGSEDRCPHTDSDAKDTAKVDDLEKCGSMVGKDIKETWAAKLNSNVSIQPAWKKNTKSGKYFPFRQGYLAIAILRVGAHGIHMTVDGKHVTSFAFREDLEPGFVGEVRIAGDINLLSVIASGLPTTEDFEHVTDLEILKAPPVPVDKPLDLFIGIFSTANNFKHRMAVRRTWMQYDAVRSGKAAVRFFVGLHKNEVVNEELWNEARTYGDIQLMPFVDYYSLILWKTIAICIYGTNVLSAKYVMKTDDDAFVRVDEILLSLDRVNISHGLLYGRVNSESQPHRDPYSKWYITPEEWPEESYPPWAHGPGYIISQDIAKEVYRKHRRGELKMFKLEDVAMGIWINEMKKDGLDVKYESDGRILVEGCEEGYVVAHYQEPRDMMCLWDKFLKTKRGTCCKE, from the exons ATGAAGAAATGGCATGGTGGCTTTGTCATAGTATCTTTGTTCATTATCTTGATTCTAAGATATGTTATATTGGATAGCCCACTTGCAGAAAAATCTCTTCAGTATGTATTCCAACAAAATAGCACAGCCCCACTAAATTGGCTGGATGTTCCAAACCCACCTGCAGTTCAGAATCCACAGAACATCTCTCAAGTAATATCAACAGAATTGTTAGCTTCAAACCTTTCCATAACAAGGAATCTCTCTGATAGAGAGCTGCAGTCTTTGCATTCTTGGAATCATTTAAAAGACCTAGTAAGTCATGCGCACATCCTACCAGATGGAGTTGAAGCAATCAAGGAAGCTGGAGTTGCATGGAGGAAGCTAAATGCAGCCCTTGAATATGATGACTCTGTTGTTTCTGCCAATGGTAGCACTCAGCAAAAGAGTAAAGAGAAGCAATGCCCATATTCCATTCGAAGAATGAATGCTACAAGGTTAGGTGACAGATTTGTTTTGAAGATTCCTTGTGGACTGATCCAGGGCTCTTCAATAACTATGATCGGTACTCCCGGTGGTCTTCTGGGTAATTTCAAGATAGAATTAACTGGGGCTACTGTGCCTGGTGAACCAGATCCTCCAATTGTGCTTCACTACAATGTCCGTCTTCTTGGTGACAAACTTACAGAAGATCCTGTTATAGTCCAAAATACATGGACCATAGCTGATGATTGGGGTTCTGAAGATCGTTGCCCACATACTGATTCAGATGCTAAGGACACTGCAAAAG TGGATGACTTAGAAAAATGCGGCAGCATGGTGGGCAAAGATATAAAAGAAACCTGGGCTGCTAAGTTAAATTCCAATGTTAGCATACAACCTGCCtggaaaaagaacacaaaatcTGGCAAATATTTTCCCTTCAGACAAGGATATCTTGCTATAGCAATTCTTCGTGTTGGAGCACATGGGATCCATATGACAGTAGATGGGAAACATGTCACTTCATTTGCATTTCGGGAG GATTTGGAGCCTGGGTTTGTTGGTGAAGTAAGAATTGCAGGagatattaatttgttgtctGTGATAGCAAGTGGTTTGCCTACAACAGAGGACTTTGAGCATGTGACTGATTTAGAAATTTTGAAAGCTCCACCAGTCCCTGTGGACAAACCCCTGGATCTTTTCATTGGGATCTTTTCTACAGCTAACAATTTCAAACACAGAATGGCAGTTCGCAGAACTTGGATGCAGTATGATGCTGTCCGCTCGGGAAAGGCTGCAGTTCGATTCTTTGTTGGCCTG CATAAAAATGAGGTGGTGAATGAGGAACTCTGGAATGAAGCACGGACATATGGAGACATCCAATTGATGCCCTTTGTTGATTATTATAGCCTGATTCTATGGAAGACTATAGCCATATGCATCTATGGG ACAAATGTGCTTTCAGCCAAGTATGTGATGAAAACAGATGATGATGCTTTTGTCCGTGTGGATGAGATCCTTTTATCTTTAGACCGAGTAAACATCAGTCATGGGTTGCTGTATGGTCGTGTCAATTCCGAGTCACAGCCTCACCGAGATCCGTATAGCAAGTGGTACATAACCCCAGAG GAATGGCCCGAGGAGAGTTATCCTCCATGGGCACATGGCCCAGGATACATTATATCACAAGACATAGCGAAAGAAGTTTACAGGAAAcacaggagaggagagctgAAG ATGTTCAAACTAGAAGACGTTGCAATGGGAATATGGATCAACGAGATGAAGAAGGATGGCTTGGATGTAAAGTACGAAAGTGATGGGAGGATTTTGGTTGAAGGCTGCGAGGAAGGGTATGTGGTTGCACACTATCAGGAGCCAAGGGACATGATGTGCCTATGGGACAAATTTCTGAAAACAAAACGAGGAACATGTTGCAAGGAGTGA
- the LOC102707320 gene encoding probable glucomannan 4-beta-mannosyltransferase 3 yields MAGGRPTAEAEWLGEPLLLMLPPLRLRWPPSGAEQLVAAWGAVRASAVAPALAAASAACLALSAMLLADAVLMAAAASFARRRRRYRAAPLGVGGDDEEEDEEAGRVAYPMVLVQIPMYNEREVYRLSIGAACGLSWPSDRLIVQVLDDSTDPTVKGLVELECKCWGNKGKIVKYEVRNNRKGYKAGALKEGMLRDYVQQCDYVAIFDADFQPEPDFLLRTIPYLVRNPQIGLVQAHWEFVNTNECLMTRIQKMTLHYHFKVEQEGGSSTFAFFGFNGTAGVWRISALEEAGGWKDRTTVEDMDLAVRAGLKGWKFVYVSDVKVKSELPSNLKTYRYQQHRWTCGAANLFRKVGAEILLTKEVPFWWKFYLLYSFFFVRKVVAHVVPFMLYCVVIPFSVLIPEVTVPVWGVVYVPTTITLLHAIRNTSSIHFIPFWILFENVMSFHRTKALFIGLLELGGVNEWVVTEKLGNGSNTKPVPQILERPPCRFWDRWTMSEILFSIFLFFCATYNLVYGDDYYFIYIYLQAIAYLVVGTGFCGTQSANS; encoded by the exons atggccggcggcAGGCCCACGGCCGAGGCGGAGTGGCTCGGCGAGCCCCTGCTGCTTatgctgccgccgctgcgcctGCGGTGGCCGCCGTCGGGCGCCGAGCAGCTGGTGGCGGCGTGGGGCGCGGTGCGCGCGTCGGCCGTGGCGCCGGCTCTCGCGGCCGCGTCCGCCGCGTGCCTGGCGCTGTCCGCCATgctgctcgccgacgccgtgctcatggccgccgccgccagcttcgcgcggcgccggcggcggtaccgcgccgccccgctcggcgtcggcggcgacgacgaggaggaagacgaggaggcCGGCCGTGTCGCCTACCCCATGGTGCTCGTCCAAATCCCCATGTACAACGAGAGGGAG GTGTACAGGCTCTCGATTGGTGCAGCTTGCGGGCTATCGTGGCCGTCGGATAGGCTCATTGTGCAAGTTCTGGATGATTCCACGGATCCAACGGTCAAG GGTCTGGTGGAGCTTGAATGCAAGTGTTGGGGTAATAAAGGCAAGATTGTAAAATATGAGGTGCGAAACAACCGGAAAGGATACAAAGCTGGCGCATTGAAGGAAGGAATGCTGCGTGACTATGTCCAACAGTGTGATTATGTTGCTATATTTGATGCTGATTTCCAACCAGAACCTGACTTTCTCCTGAGAACGATTCCCTATCTTGTGCGCAATCCGCAGATTGGTCTTGTTCAAGCACACTGGGAATTTG TTAACACCAATGAATGTCTGATGACAAGGATACAGAAGATGACACTGCATTATCACTTCAAAGTAGAGCAGGAAGGAGGTTCATCCACCTTTGCCTTCTTTGGATTCAATG GAACTGCTGGGGTTTGGAGAATCTCTGCCCTTGAAGAAGCCGGGGGCTGGAAGGATCGAACCACAGTGGAAGACATGGATTTGGCAGTCAGAGCAGGTCTTAAAGGATGGAAATTTGTCTATGTTTCTGATGTCAAG GTAAAGAGTGAACTTCCAAGCAATCTGAAGACATATCGTTATCAACAACACAGGTGGACTTGTGGGGCAGCAAATTTATTCCGGAAGGTTGGAGCAGAAATATTACTTACTAAG GAGGTGCCATTTTGGTGGAAGTTTTATTTGCTCTACAGCTTCTTTTTTGTGAGGAAGGTTGTTGCCCATGTGGTACCTTTCATGCTCTACTGTGTAGTGATCCCGTTTTCGGTCCTAATCCCCGAGGTCACTGTTCCTGTATGGGGAGTGGTCTATGTCCCAACAACAATAACACTTCTACATGCCATTAGAAACACAAG TTCCATCCACTTCATACCATTCTGGATCCTCTTTGAGAATGTGATGTCGTTTCATCGAACAAAGGCGTTGTTCATTGGCTTGCTGGAGCTGGGGGGTGTGAATGAGTGGGTGGTCACTGAGAAGCTCGGCAACGGCAGCAACACAAAGCCTGTACCTCAAATACTGGAACGGCCTCCATGCAGGTTCTGGGACAG ATGGACCATGTCAGAAATTTTGTTCTCtatcttccttttcttctgtGCGACCTACAACTTGGTTTATGGAGACGACTACTATTTCATTTACATATATCTACAGGCTATAGCATATCTTGTTGTTGGCACTGGTTTCTGTGGAACCCAGAGTGCTAACTCGTAG
- the LOC102706764 gene encoding GDSL esterase/lipase At1g74460, translating to MVSNNERSRLELAVAMVVAVLGLAGRRCRGDPVQFIFGDSLSDVGNNNYLSKSLARAALPWYGIDFGSGMPNGRFCNGRTVADIVGDKMGLPRPAAFLDPSLDENVILKSGVNYASGGGGILNETSSLFIQRFSLYKQIELFMGTQEFMRRKVGKEAADKLFGEAYYVVAMGANDFINNYLLPVYSDSWTYSGEGFVRYMVATLEAQLRLLHSLGARRLTFFGLGPMGCIPLQRYLTSSGACQASTNALARSFNEQAGAAVARLSASLANATFRFGEAYDYFQDVIDRPAAYGFNNSRAPCCSLGRVRPTLTCTPLSTLCRDRSQYVFWDEYHPTDRANELIALETLRKLNITVVANSTST from the exons ATGGTTTCCAATAATGAGAGGTCGAGGCTGGAGCTCGCGGTGgcgatggtggtggcggtgctgGGGCTGGCCGGGCGGCGGTGCCGCGGCGACCCGGTGCAGTTCATCTTCGGCGACTCGCTGTCGGACGTCGGGAACAACAACTACCTGAGCAAGAGCCTTGCCCGCGCGGCGCTCCCCTGGTACGGCATCGACTTCGGCAGTGGCATGCCCAACGGCCGCTTCTGCAACGgccgcaccgtcgccgacATCGTCGGCGACAAGATGGGCctcccccgccccgccgccttcctcgacCCCTCCCTCGACGAGAACGTCATCCTCAAGAGCGGCGTCAACTacgcctccggcggcggcggcatcctcAACGAGACCTCCTCCCTCTTC ATACAGAGATTCTCGCTGTACAAGCAGATCGAGCTGTTCATGGGGACGCAGGAGTTCATGCGGCGGAAGGtggggaaggaggcggcggacaAGCTGTTCGGCGAGGCGTACTACGTGGTGGCCATGGGCGCCAACGACTTCATCAACAACTACCTCCTGCCGGTGTACTCCGACTCGTGGACGTACAGCGGCGAAGGCTTCGTCCGGTACATGGTGGCCACCCTGGAGGCGCAGCTGAGGCTGCTCCACTCCctcggcgcgcggcggctcacCTTCTTCGGGCTGGGCCCCATGGGGTGCATCCCGCTGCAGCGCTACCTGACGTCCTCCGGCGCGTGCCAGGCGTCGACGAACGCGCTGGCGCGGAGCTTCAACGAgcaggccggcgcggcggtggcgcggctgtCGGCGTCGCTGGCGAACGCGACGTTCCGGTTCGGGGAGGCGTACGACTACTTCCAGGACGTGATCGACCGCCCCGCCGCGTACGGGTTCAACAACTCGCGGGCGCCGTGCTGCTCGCTGGGGCGGGTGCGCCCCACGCTGACGTGCACGCCGCTCTCCACGCTGTGCAGGGACCGCAGCCAGTACGTGTTCTGGGACGAGTACCACCCCACCGACCGTGCCAACGAGCTCATCGCCCTCGAGACGCTCCGCAAGCTCAAcatcaccgtcgtcgccaactccacctccacctag
- the LOC102707041 gene encoding soluble starch synthase 2-3, chloroplastic/amyloplastic-like, with translation MSSSAVVASSTTFLVALASASPRGGPSGRGRVAAPAPLALRDGSGRALALRCAQRAPRRRDAFVARADGGENEEPEREDDDDVAVGGWQQPRSRRGGVGVGKVAKRRGSVPPVGRYGSGEAARGRGTAAPAPRQDAASSQNRSILSGDDKPASASSQNGSLVSGDGKPAAATPSITTLKVPAPDSGVIPSVDKSLEIAIPDKMGPTPPSPSVSGLGSSAPFPRLDSAENSELTEEMSERVVQSAPKREAPSSPIPAVQEEAWDFKKYIDFNEPIAEKDYDWVDEDAADSSDNHKDYDSGSLAGENVMNVIVVAAECSPWCKTGGLGDVAGALPKALARRGHRVMVVVPRYGDYEEAQDVGIRKYYKAAGQDLEVKYFHAYIDGVDFVFIDAPLFRHRQDDIYGGSRQEIMKRMILFCKAAVEVPWHVPCGGVPYGDGNLVFIANDWHTALLPVYLKAYYRDHGTMQYTRSVLVIHNIAHQGRGPVDEFPYMDLPEHYVEHFKLYDPVGGEHANIFGAGLKMADRVVTVSPGYLWELKTTEGGWGLHDIIRQNDWKMNGIVNGIDYREWNPEVDVHLQSDGYTNYTLSSLDAGKRQCKAALQRELGLEVRDDVPLIGFIGRLDGQKGVDIIGDAVPWIVGQDVQLVMLGSGRRDLEVMLQRLEAQHGSKVRGWVGFSVPMAHRITAGADVLLMPSRFEPCGLNQLYAMAYGTVPVVHAVGGLRDTVTAFDPFGDSGLGWTFDRAEPHKLIEALGHCLDTYRSYKESWRGLQVRGMSQDLSWDHAAELYEEVLVKAKYQW, from the exons atgtcgtcgtcggccgtcgtcgcgtcCTCCACCACTTTCCTCGTCGCGCTCGCTTCGGCTTCCCCACGGGGAGGCCCCTCCGGGCGGGGGAGggtggccgcgccggcgccgctggcACTTCGTGATGGCAGCGGGAGGGCGCTGGCTCTGCGTTGCGCGCAGCGGGCGCCTCGGCGTCGGGATGCGTTCGTGGCGCGCGCGGACGGCGGGGAGAACGAGGAGCCGGAgcgggaggacgacgacgacgtggctGTTGGAGGGTGGCAGCAGCCCCGCTCACGGCGCGGTGGCGTCGGCGTGGGCAAG GTCGCCAAGCGGAGGGGCTCCGTCCCGCCTGTCGGCCGTTACGGCTCCGGTGAAGCGGCAAGGGGGCGCGggacggccgcgccggcgccgagacAGGACGCCGCCTCAAGCCAGAACAGGTCGATTCTTAGCGGAGATGACAAACCTGCCTCTGCCTCCAGCCAGAACGGATCGCTTGTTAGCGGTGACGGCAAacctgccgccgccacgccgtcgatCACCACACTGAAGGTCCCAGCACCGGACTCCGGCGTGATCCCATCTGTAGACAAGTCGCTGGAGATCGCCATCCCAGATAAGATGGGGCcgacgccgccatcgccgtccgTTTCAGGTTTAGGGTCATCAGCACCTTTTCCCAGGCTTGACTCAGCTGAGAATTCGGAACTCACAGAGGAGATGAGTGAAAGAGTTGTTCAAAGTGCTCCGAAGCGAGAGGCACCTTCTTCCCCTATTCCAGCGGTACAAGAGGAGGCATGGGATTTCAAGAAATATATCGATTTCAACGAGCCAATCGCAGAGAAGGATTATGACTGGGTTGATGAAGATGCTGCCGATTCTTCTGATAACCACAAGGATTACGATTCCGGCTCTCTGGCTGGTGAGAATGTCATGAACGTGATCGTGGTGGCTGCTGAATGTTCTCCCTGGTGCAAAACAG GTGGACTTGGAGATGTTGCTGGTGCTTTACCCAAGGCTTTAGCAAGGAGAGGGCATCGTGTTATG GTTGTAGTACCAAGGTATGGGGATTACGAGGAAGCCCAAGATGTAGGAATCAGGAAATACTACAAGGCTGCCGGACAG gatctggaagtaaaatatttccatGCTTATATCgatggagttgattttgtgttcATCGACGCTCCTCTGTTCCGCCACCGTCAGGATGATATCTATGGGGGAAGCAGACAg GAAATCATGAAGCGCATGATTCTGTTTTGTAAGGCTGCTGTTGAG GTTCCCTGGCACGTTCCATGCGGTGGTGTACCCTACGGTGATGGCAACTTGGTGTTCATTGCAAATGATTGGCACACTGCACTCCTACCCGTTTATCTGAAGGCATATTACAGAGACCATGGCACGATGCAGTACACTCGCTCTGTCCTGGTCATACATAATATCGCTCACCAG GGCCGTGGCCCAGTAGATGAGTTCCCCTACATGGATTTGCCGGAACACTACGTGGAGCACTTCAAGCTGTACGACCCCGTCGGTGGCGAGCACGCCAACATCTTCGGCGCGGGCCTGAAGATGGCCGACCGGGTGGTCACCGTGAGCCCCGGCTACCTTTGGGAGCTGAAGACGACGGAGGGCGGCTGGGGCCTCCACGACATCATACGCCAGAACGACTGGAAGATGAACGGCATCGTGAACGGCATCGACTACAGGGAGTGGAACCCGGAGGTGGACGTGCACCTGCAGTCGGACGGCTACACCAACTACACCCTGAGCTCGCTGGACGCCGGCAAGAGGCAGTGCAAGGCGGCCCTGCAGCGCGAGCTGGGCCTGGAGGTGCGCGACGACGTGCCGCTGATCGGGTTCATCGGGCGGCTGGACGGGCAGAAGGGGGTGGACATCATCGGCGACGCGGTGCCGTGGATCGTGGGGCAGGACGTGCAGCTGGTGATGCTGggctccggccgccgcgacCTGGAGGTGATGCTGCAGCGGCTGGAGGCGCAGCACGGGAGCAAGGTGCGCGGGTGGGTGGGGTTCTCGGTGCCGATGGCGCACCGGATcacggccggcgccgacgtGCTCCTCATGCCGTCGCGGTTCGAGCCGTGTGGGCTCAACCAGCTCTACGCCATGGCGTACGGCACCGTCCCCGTGGTGCACGCCGTCGGCGGGCTGAGGGACACCGTGACGGCGTTCGACCCGTTCGGCGACTCCGGCCTCGGCTGGACGTTCGACCGCGCCGAGCCGCACAAGCTCATCGAGGCGCTCGGCCACTGCCTCGACACGTACCGCAGCTACAAGGAGAGCTGGAGGGGGCTCCAGGTGCGCGGCATGTCGCAGGACCTCAGCTGGGACCACGCCGCGGAGCTCTACGAGGAGGTCCTCGTCAAGGCCAAGTACCAGTGGTGA